The segment TATACTTAATTTTTTCATCAAAATTTTGTGACTGTAGAATTTCAAGTGTTTTTAAAAAATTAGACAGATCATACTTTTCAAGTTCTTCATATGAATGAATCTCCCATACTTCAAAAGGTGTTTCACCTGTAATTCTACTGTTCCAGATCTGATGTGCATTTATAATATGATTAATCAACTGAATTGACTTTTCTGAAACCCTGTCCGAATTTTCAGTTAAGAGTTCTATCAACTTCTGATTATAGTGATGGCTGTACTCAAATAACTCTTTGAAAAATGCTTTCATATGCTTTTAATATTAGATTGGTTCAACACCAGAGGGCTGAAATTTATGAAAATTGTTTGTTTCAATTTTACAATATTGACTCAGAAATCAAAAATTCACACAATTATTTGAATTCCATTCACCAAATCACCCCGAAGTGTTAAAATAATGATTATACTTGTGTATAACTAGTGGTTCTTTGATCCGGATTCCGCCCGGGAGCACATATTAAATAGTTTTTTTTGCAGTGATTAAGATCAAGAAGTATTATTTCCAGGCAAATGAATTCGCTAGAAACAGTTAACGGTTTTCAATTTAAAGAATTTTGGGAATAAAAAAAATGGGGAAATGAAAGGGAAACAATTTACATTGAAAGAAGGGTTAGGTGAACTGTCAAGAATAAACAAGGAACAAGCCGATATTCTTAATACAATTCCAACAAGTATCGTTTTGCTCGATAAAAATGGAATCATTATTAAGGTAAATCAAAAATTAATCCTTGCAGGGAGGGAAACTGGAATCCCTGAAAATTTTATTTATCCGGGAAAACACTTTTCGGCTATCATTGAAACCTCACTCGATTCCGGCAAGGAAACTGTTGAACTAATTTCAGAAGGAATTCAGGAAATTCTTTCACTGAAGAGCGACAATTTCAAAATAGAATATAGAGGAATTTCAATTTCAGAAATCAGATGGTACAAAATGGAGGTGCATCCACTTACCGGAGTTACGGATGGCGAAATTGTTATCATGCGGTCTGAGATCACCGATCAAAAGCGCACTGAAGAAGAAATGAAACTTCTGATCAATAATACAGAAGAGTCATTTATATTATTAGACAAGGATCTTAAAATTGTTTCATTCAACAACCAATTTCAAAATTTGTATAAAAAATATTTAAGACTACATGTTAAGAAGGGCGACTTTATAATAAATTATGCGCAACCCGATAGAAAAAAAGCTGTTATGGAAATTTATCAACGTGTCTTAAAAGGCAATGTTGAATTTTCTTCAATTGAAATTCCGATTTCTGAAACAGAAATCAAATCATTTTCAATGAAGTTTAATCCAGCCAGAGATAATTTCGGAAACATCTTTGGCGTATTCGTGACGGCGGCAGATATTACAGAAATAAAACAAGCAGAGCTTCTGAAGGAATTTGAAAAAAGAGATAAAGAAGCACTTATTAATAGCACAGATGATCTCATTTGGAGTGTATCCAAAGAATTCAATCTTATTGCAGCCAATAATTCTTTTCATAATAGTTTGAAATATTTTAGCGGCAAAACACTTCAAGCCGGTGACAATTTATTGCAGGAAGGAGTTTTTCCAGATGACTTTCTTAAACTTTGGAAAAGTTTATACTTGAAAGCATTGGATGGCCAGACTTTCAAAACTGAGATCTTTACTGATTCTGCCATTAGAGGAAATGAAATGTGGACAGAAACCAGTTTCAATCCAATATGGAATGACAGCAAAGTTGTTGCGATTGCATGCTACTCCAGAAATATTACTGACAGAAAAAATACTGAAGAAAAGATCAAGCGTAATGAAGCATTACTGGCAGAAGCGCAAAAACTTGCAAAATTAGGTAGCTGGGATTTCGATTTTAAGGCAAACAAATTAACATGGTCTGAAGAACTTTATAATGTTTTTGGCATTAACAAAGACACTTTCATTCTCACTCATGATTCATTTGTAAAATTAATCGATCTTGAATATAGGGAACTTGTAGTAAAAA is part of the Bacteroidota bacterium genome and harbors:
- a CDS encoding damage-inducible protein DinB → MKAFFKELFEYSHHYNQKLIELLTENSDRVSEKSIQLINHIINAHQIWNSRITGETPFEVWEIHSYEELEKYDLSNFLKTLEILQSQNFDEKIKYTNSKGETFISTSGDILFHVVNHSTYHRAQIATECKLNGISPLVSDYIFLKRERISE